A part of Denitratisoma oestradiolicum genomic DNA contains:
- the ompR gene encoding osmolarity response regulator transcription factor OmpR: MNPRPDKILIVDDDLRLRQLLERYLRDQGFTVRAVENGAAMDHALVREHYDLLVLDLMLPGEDGLSICRRLRGASDPISIIMLTAKGEEVDRIVGLEVGADDYLPKPFNPRELVARIHAVLRRRVAPVPGAPAEEPAQASFGECMLDLGQRTLNRNGEIQTLTTGEFALLKVLVTHPRQPLSRDRLSELARGREYEAFDRAIDVQISRLRKLVEKEPASPRHIQTVRGFGYVFVPD; this comes from the coding sequence ATGAACCCACGCCCCGACAAGATATTGATCGTCGATGACGATCTGCGCCTACGCCAGCTACTGGAACGCTATCTGCGCGACCAGGGCTTCACCGTCCGCGCTGTGGAGAACGGCGCTGCCATGGACCATGCCCTGGTCCGGGAACACTACGATCTGCTGGTGCTGGACCTGATGCTGCCGGGAGAGGACGGCCTGTCGATTTGCCGGCGGCTACGCGGCGCCTCCGACCCGATCTCCATCATCATGCTGACGGCCAAGGGTGAGGAGGTGGACCGCATCGTCGGCCTGGAAGTGGGAGCCGACGACTATCTGCCCAAGCCCTTCAACCCCCGGGAACTGGTGGCCCGCATCCATGCGGTACTGCGCCGCCGGGTAGCCCCCGTCCCGGGCGCGCCGGCGGAAGAACCGGCCCAGGCAAGCTTCGGCGAATGCATGCTGGATCTGGGCCAGCGCACCCTAAATCGCAACGGGGAGATTCAGACCCTGACCACCGGAGAGTTTGCCCTGCTGAAGGTGCTGGTCACCCATCCGCGCCAGCCCCTCTCCCGGGACCGGCTCTCGGAACTGGCACGGGGCCGGGAGTACGAGGCCTTTGACCGAGCCATCGATGTGCAGATCTCCCGCCTGCGCAAACTGGTAGAAAAAGAGCCGGCCAGCCCCCGCCATATCCAGACCGTGCGCGGCTTCGGTTACGTCTTCGTCCCCGACTGA
- a CDS encoding FecR family protein: protein MTAPFKLTAFLPPMIAALLCVLLQAGPASGQVPLQAAAQKASIGRIDLVEGEAHIVNRRQQIHSRIPQVGDTLNEGDTLSTGKNGEIHLSLDDGSVYALRADTRMNLVQHKASGGDKDGSVVSLLQGAMRTITGWLGRRSPQRVRLQTPTATIGIRGTDHEVVVILPGDGSAPTGTYNKVNAGATVLRNDKGETEIAPGQVAYAQPKAAPRVLPDPPAIFHPTRNEKRLEGLDAALSRSSSQAAPRSETGSAGSGNVRLQGNTRIEAETRNTSASASGRGNTAKNQAGVIGGE, encoded by the coding sequence ATGACCGCCCCGTTCAAACTCACCGCCTTCCTGCCGCCGATGATCGCCGCACTCCTCTGCGTCCTGCTCCAGGCAGGCCCGGCCAGTGGCCAGGTACCATTACAGGCTGCAGCACAAAAGGCAAGCATCGGCCGCATCGATCTGGTCGAAGGAGAGGCACATATCGTCAACCGGCGCCAGCAGATACACAGCCGCATTCCCCAGGTAGGCGATACCCTGAACGAAGGCGACACCTTGTCCACCGGCAAGAATGGCGAGATACATCTCAGCCTGGACGATGGCAGCGTCTACGCCCTCCGCGCCGATACCCGCATGAACCTGGTCCAGCACAAGGCCAGCGGCGGTGACAAGGACGGCAGCGTGGTCAGCCTGCTGCAAGGCGCCATGCGTACCATCACCGGCTGGCTGGGCCGCCGCAGCCCGCAGCGGGTGCGCCTGCAGACCCCCACTGCCACCATCGGCATCCGCGGCACCGACCACGAGGTCGTGGTCATTCTGCCGGGGGACGGCAGCGCCCCCACCGGTACCTACAACAAGGTCAATGCCGGCGCCACCGTGTTGAGGAACGACAAGGGCGAAACCGAAATTGCCCCGGGTCAGGTGGCCTATGCCCAACCCAAGGCCGCCCCCCGGGTGCTGCCCGATCCCCCGGCCATCTTCCATCCCACCCGCAACGAAAAACGCCTGGAAGGCCTGGATGCCGCCCTGTCCAGAAGCAGCAGCCAGGCGGCTCCACGCTCGGAGACAGGCAGCGCCGGCAGCGGCAATGTCCGCCTCCAGGGCAACACCCGCATCGAGGCCGAAACCCGCAACACCAGCGCCAGCGCCAGCGGCCGTGGCAATACCGCGAAGAATCAGGCCGGAGTAATAGGCGGCGAATAG
- a CDS encoding ATP-binding protein: MFRTLLARLFFLLALAMMLSALAWAGIFAYSERGPRTRHFAQLLTSVANLTRAALVASHPAQRHELLNELSRQEGIRLYVAEEGEPMSSRPLDPFLAQVQEQLQENLGPRTRLLMEHQGERAIFLRIPIEGDDYWIALPRERFARSHASQWIGWGLLAASIALLAAGAFVSRLTRPLRDIAGAAREIGAGHHPPPLAESGPEELTAVARAFNQMNADLARLSQDRTLVLAGISHDLRTPLTRLRLGLELAMQDGELRDGMGADIEEMDRTIGQFLDFARTDGDETAVATDLPGLLAELAAQYARRGIAIETHLSDLPPLPLRPQGLRRAIVNLIDNALRHGGANHPVELVLLTPQPDEFVIEVRDRGPGIPPTEAERLKRPFARLETARSNTGGAGLGLAIVERIVLQHGGSLELLPREEGGLTARVRMPRP; the protein is encoded by the coding sequence ATGTTCCGCACCCTGCTGGCGAGGCTGTTCTTCCTGCTGGCTCTGGCCATGATGCTCTCCGCCCTGGCCTGGGCGGGGATTTTTGCCTACTCGGAGCGTGGGCCCCGGACTCGGCATTTCGCTCAATTATTGACCAGCGTGGCCAACCTGACACGGGCCGCTCTGGTAGCTTCCCACCCAGCCCAGCGCCACGAACTGCTGAACGAGCTTTCCCGCCAGGAAGGTATACGCCTCTACGTAGCAGAAGAGGGAGAGCCGATGTCATCCCGCCCCCTGGATCCCTTCCTGGCCCAGGTCCAGGAGCAGTTGCAGGAAAACCTGGGGCCCCGCACCCGGTTGCTGATGGAGCACCAGGGCGAACGGGCCATCTTCCTGCGCATCCCGATCGAGGGGGACGACTATTGGATCGCCCTGCCCCGGGAACGCTTCGCCCGTTCCCATGCCTCTCAGTGGATCGGCTGGGGCTTGCTGGCGGCGTCCATCGCCCTCCTGGCCGCTGGCGCCTTCGTGTCGCGCTTGACCCGCCCCTTGCGGGACATTGCTGGAGCTGCCCGTGAAATCGGCGCCGGCCACCACCCTCCCCCTCTGGCGGAATCCGGTCCGGAGGAATTGACTGCTGTGGCCCGGGCCTTCAACCAGATGAACGCCGATCTGGCCAGACTCAGCCAGGATCGGACCCTGGTGCTGGCAGGTATCTCCCACGATCTGCGGACCCCCCTCACCCGCCTGCGCTTGGGTCTGGAACTGGCGATGCAGGACGGGGAGTTGCGGGACGGCATGGGAGCCGACATCGAGGAAATGGACCGGACCATCGGCCAGTTCCTGGATTTCGCCCGCACCGATGGCGATGAGACCGCAGTGGCAACCGATCTGCCAGGCCTGCTGGCGGAACTGGCGGCCCAATACGCCCGGCGTGGCATCGCCATCGAGACCCACCTGTCCGATCTGCCCCCCCTGCCCCTGAGGCCCCAGGGACTGCGCCGGGCCATCGTCAACCTGATCGACAACGCCCTGCGCCATGGCGGCGCGAATCATCCAGTGGAACTGGTGCTGCTGACGCCCCAGCCTGATGAATTCGTCATCGAAGTGCGAGACCGGGGACCGGGCATTCCCCCCACCGAGGCCGAGCGCCTCAAGCGGCCATTCGCCCGACTGGAAACGGCCCGCAGCAACACCGGCGGCGCCGGTCTGGGCCTGGCCATCGTGGAGCGGATCGTCCTCCAGCATGGCGGCAGCCTGGAACTGTTGCCCCGGGAAGAAGGCGGCCTGACCGCCCGTGTTAGGATGCCGCGGCCATGA
- a CDS encoding EAL and HDOD domain-containing protein, which produces MTLKSFFRHTLLGEPEPVIADNPFGKTAPPPVKPPAPPPTPALLQREEILDERNRICGYRFLAHSYGNAAPVSTTAFLTALGHESVASFAQRRMAMIPVTVEAWNRHDFTPVIGPHTTLLLPPPPAPLTEDWCESLKAMKAEGAKIALRGLTDSEDLAPAALLADLVLLNFGEYPLARLEKLAQALSQRHPHLALVADGLGAWAERRLCGALGFHYFLGGFASSPDEEAPEGELNESRLVLIEMLNLLRRDADLNDLGIVAKRDPGVSVHVIAMANSPMAGLATPVASVEQAIVVLGREYLYRWLAIAMFRVGNHHNDLDETLLELALARARFLELLGVAGRGGRQTGSELFLVGLLSLLDSLLKIPIEKIVSRMHLPESVTQVLLRSEGIYGRYLRLSIAMERGRSDQAARLANELSITPELLTNSNQAALVWAEEAMRMQ; this is translated from the coding sequence ATGACTCTCAAGAGCTTTTTCCGCCACACCCTGCTGGGAGAGCCCGAGCCTGTCATCGCCGACAATCCTTTCGGCAAGACCGCGCCCCCTCCCGTCAAGCCCCCTGCCCCGCCGCCAACGCCGGCCTTGTTACAACGGGAGGAAATTCTCGACGAGCGCAACCGCATCTGCGGCTACCGATTCCTCGCCCATTCTTATGGCAATGCCGCGCCGGTAAGCACAACAGCCTTCCTTACCGCCCTGGGTCATGAATCCGTGGCCTCCTTCGCCCAGCGACGCATGGCCATGATTCCCGTCACCGTGGAGGCCTGGAACCGCCATGACTTCACCCCCGTCATCGGCCCACACACCACCCTGCTGCTGCCCCCACCCCCCGCTCCCCTGACGGAAGACTGGTGTGAAAGCCTGAAAGCCATGAAGGCAGAGGGCGCAAAGATCGCCCTGCGTGGACTGACGGACAGCGAGGATCTTGCGCCAGCGGCCCTGTTGGCGGACCTAGTCCTGCTGAACTTCGGCGAATACCCCCTAGCCCGCCTGGAAAAACTGGCCCAGGCCCTCAGCCAGCGTCACCCCCACCTGGCCCTGGTCGCCGACGGACTCGGCGCCTGGGCGGAGCGGCGCCTTTGTGGTGCCCTCGGCTTTCACTATTTCCTGGGTGGCTTCGCTTCCTCGCCGGACGAAGAAGCGCCGGAAGGGGAACTCAACGAAAGCCGGCTGGTACTGATCGAGATGCTCAACCTGCTGCGCCGGGACGCCGATCTGAACGACCTGGGCATTGTAGCCAAGCGGGACCCCGGCGTTTCCGTCCATGTCATCGCCATGGCCAACTCTCCCATGGCAGGGCTCGCCACCCCCGTGGCCAGCGTGGAGCAGGCCATCGTGGTGCTGGGGCGGGAATATCTTTACCGCTGGCTGGCGATCGCCATGTTCCGGGTCGGCAACCACCACAACGACCTGGACGAAACCCTACTGGAGCTGGCCCTGGCCAGGGCCCGCTTCCTTGAGCTGTTGGGCGTGGCGGGACGGGGAGGCAGACAGACAGGGTCCGAGCTTTTCCTGGTGGGCTTGCTCTCTCTGCTGGACAGCCTGCTGAAGATCCCCATAGAGAAGATTGTTTCCCGCATGCACCTGCCGGAATCGGTGACCCAGGTACTGCTGCGCAGCGAGGGTATCTATGGACGTTACCTGCGCCTGTCCATCGCCATGGAACGGGGCCGGAGCGACCAGGCCGCCCGCCTGGCAAACGAGTTGAGCATCACGCCCGAGCTACTGACAAACAGCAATCAGGCCGCCCTGGTCTGGGCCGAGGAAGCCATGCGGATGCAGTAG